In a genomic window of Trichoderma atroviride chromosome 4, complete sequence:
- a CDS encoding uncharacterized protein (EggNog:ENOG41), which translates to MKVIIIGAGLGGLTAAYALAKSGHDVQVLERSSKLNPTGGGISIRPSASKVIQSWGLQQTLEQISDRSPYVSYRELNTGEVRTTVVDDPQHADWGTTRRAMVKFLSKYAANAGARIRFGAAVTRVSDDATRASVTLEGGEELSADLIVAADGIKSHTRRSVLSDLGSPEQWEPIVDHTTFYGFSVAATDLASDPGSTKLTENTNINTWKGEGGFVVTRYSEKFNRVGLLFAIQGETDQKGLWDENGDIEHVRRFFSSSCSDMIKALKLADACDRWRVAEVPNLPRWSSKAGRVVLLGDAAHAMHPNAAQGYSTIIEDIGVLQLLLSSKSAEASVPEVVNVWQAICKPRAERVKEFSRWNTKHLSGRTEHAIGVSHADSVLDGVVPDGSAEFSSLEFWKWNVEYDALAEAKKYLEKNKSLSKL; encoded by the exons CTTGGCTAAAAGCGGACACGACGTGCAAGTCCTTGAGCGCAGCTCCAAGCTCAACCCTACAGGaggcggcatcagcatccgGCCGAGCGCAAGCAAGGTCATCCAAAGCTGGGGTCTTCAGCAGACCTTGGAGCAAATCAGTGATAGATCGCCGTACGTGAGCTATCGCGAGCTCAACACCGGAGAGGTTCGGACCACCGTCGTCGATGACCCCCAACATGCCGACTGGGGCACCACCAGACGGGCCATGGTCAAGTTCCTTTCCAAGTATGCCGCCAATGCTGGAGCCCGCATTCGCTTCGGCGCAGCCGTGACTCGAGTCTCCGACGACGCGACGCGTGCTTCTGTGACGCTGGAAGGCGGAGAGGAGTTGTCCGCCGATCTGATCGTGGCTGCGGACGGCATCAAGTCACATACGCGTCGAAGCGTATTATCAGATCTTGGTTCCCCTGAGCAATGGGAGCCCATCGTCGACCACACGACCTTCTATGGCTTCAGCGTGGCGGCAACCGATTTGGCCAGCGACCCCGGCTCAACGAAGCTGACGGAAAACACAAACATCAACACCTGGAAGGGCGAAGGCGGCTTCGTCGTGACTAGGTACAGCGAAAAATTCAATCGCGTGGGACTCTTATTTGCCATCCAGGGAGAGACAGACCAAAAGGGCCTCTGGGACGAGAACGGCGACATCGAGCATGTGCgtcgcttcttttcctcgtcATGCAGCGACATGATCAAGGCCCTGAAACTGGCCGACGCCTGTGATCGCTGGAGAGTCGCCGAGGTGCCGAATCTTCCTCGCTGGTCGAGCAAGGCTGGCCGAGTCGTGCTGCTGGGCGATGCCGCTCACGCAATGCATCCCAACGCCGCTCAGGGGTACTCGACCATTATCGAGGATATTGGCGTTCTGCAACTCCTCTTGTCTTCTAAATCCGCGGAAGCCTCGGTGCCCGAGGTGGTGAATGTCTGGCAGGCGATTTGCAAGCCCCGAGCAGAAAGAGTCAAGGAGTTCTCGCGGTGGAATACTAAGCATCTGTCTGGAAGAACCGAGCATGCCATTGGTGTTTCCCATGCAGACAGCGTGCTTGACGGGGTTGTACCGGATGGAAGTGCAGAGTTTAGCAGCTTGGAATTCTGGAAGTGGAATGTCGAGTATGATGCCCTTGCTGAG GCGAAGAAATATCttgaaaagaacaagagcctCTCAAAACTATAA